A window of Pseudodesulfovibrio hydrargyri contains these coding sequences:
- the prsK gene encoding XrtA/PEP-CTERM system histidine kinase PrsK produces the protein MLSGAVQMLAIVLAVLYPLAAVMRGGRRWETVSLLILLWLVAGLGVCDYLLLEYPADFLVLSQVSLYCMALVCPVCILFSNAYRREFSFPELPATQMLLMGMSLVPLVMTLVFPARDFYYSPDFHTDKTLFLEPVAFFFYLQVILFMAVSLFNLEATIANAPHGVKWKIKFSIVGVGTILASYALYYSQSMIFRAIDTGFITTRSLGLTVGVLLMAYSEFTRGNDERITISKSLTYRSFVVLFCGLFLVLVGLVGEGLKIFGSQFNAYAFATVAFLGVLGLVVISLSESMRRKFRLAIQRHFYGEKYDYRIEWKRFTDRVTNSRSRDELYKNILTVYCETFGIVGGCIFLQGRHSTDFAPICFHEMDESRMTIPARSPLVRLLKDRLHILDLRREEVDLGEEAQAFLAERYGRFIVPIRTARSLVGIIVLGAPINVVENYDEEDMELMEAVAMQAAAVLMNMRLGDELAEARDMEAFGKVAAFVLHDLKNQVYPLSLLEENAREYINDPEFQQDMLDSLSNIVGRMNTLIAQLTNIPTKGSLSLKVVDLMEVAKKAAEALPSAKIEFTGAPVLVELDVAEFKKVAVNLYLNAMEAGDNAPFKVFVGDENGPVMRVSDSGAGIDEEILEGGLFVPFKTTKKKGMGIGLYQSKQILEAHGGSIVATSPEGGGAIFTVTLPAPAEAG, from the coding sequence ATGCTGAGCGGCGCCGTGCAGATGCTGGCCATCGTCCTCGCGGTCCTGTATCCCCTGGCGGCCGTCATGCGCGGCGGCCGGAGGTGGGAGACCGTATCCCTGCTCATCCTGCTCTGGCTCGTGGCCGGCCTGGGCGTGTGCGACTACCTGCTCCTCGAGTATCCGGCGGACTTCCTGGTCCTCAGCCAGGTCTCCCTCTACTGCATGGCCCTGGTCTGCCCGGTCTGCATCCTGTTTTCCAATGCCTACCGCCGGGAGTTCTCGTTCCCGGAGCTGCCCGCCACCCAGATGCTGCTCATGGGGATGTCCCTGGTGCCCCTGGTCATGACCCTGGTCTTTCCGGCCCGGGATTTTTATTATTCCCCCGACTTCCACACCGATAAGACCCTCTTTCTGGAGCCGGTGGCCTTCTTCTTCTACCTTCAGGTCATCCTGTTCATGGCCGTGTCCCTGTTCAATCTCGAGGCGACCATCGCCAACGCCCCCCACGGGGTGAAGTGGAAGATCAAGTTCTCCATCGTCGGCGTGGGCACGATCCTGGCCTCGTACGCGCTCTACTACAGCCAGTCCATGATCTTCCGGGCCATCGACACCGGGTTCATCACCACGCGTTCCCTGGGGCTGACCGTGGGCGTGCTGCTGATGGCCTACTCCGAGTTCACCCGGGGCAACGACGAGAGGATCACCATCTCCAAGAGCCTGACCTACCGCTCGTTCGTGGTCCTGTTCTGCGGCCTCTTCCTGGTCCTGGTCGGGCTTGTGGGCGAGGGGCTCAAGATATTCGGCAGCCAGTTCAACGCCTACGCCTTCGCCACGGTAGCTTTCCTCGGCGTACTGGGCCTGGTGGTCATCTCCCTTTCCGAATCCATGCGCCGCAAATTCCGGCTGGCCATCCAACGCCACTTTTACGGCGAGAAATACGACTACCGTATCGAATGGAAGCGCTTCACGGACCGGGTGACCAACTCCCGCAGCCGGGACGAACTCTACAAGAACATCCTGACCGTCTACTGCGAGACCTTCGGCATCGTCGGCGGGTGCATCTTCCTGCAGGGCCGGCACAGCACGGATTTCGCGCCCATCTGCTTCCACGAGATGGACGAGTCCAGGATGACCATCCCGGCCCGCTCGCCCCTGGTCCGCCTGCTCAAGGACCGCCTGCACATCCTGGATCTGCGCCGCGAGGAGGTCGACCTGGGCGAGGAGGCGCAGGCCTTTCTGGCCGAGCGCTACGGCCGGTTCATCGTGCCCATCCGGACCGCCCGGTCCCTGGTCGGGATCATCGTCCTGGGCGCGCCCATCAACGTGGTCGAGAACTACGACGAGGAGGACATGGAGCTGATGGAGGCCGTGGCCATGCAGGCGGCGGCCGTGCTCATGAACATGCGCCTGGGCGACGAACTGGCCGAGGCCCGCGACATGGAGGCCTTCGGCAAGGTGGCGGCCTTCGTCCTGCACGACCTCAAGAACCAGGTCTACCCCCTGTCCCTGCTCGAGGAGAACGCCCGTGAATACATCAACGACCCGGAATTCCAGCAGGACATGCTCGACTCCCTGAGCAACATCGTGGGCCGGATGAACACGCTTATCGCCCAGCTGACCAACATCCCGACCAAGGGCTCCCTGAGCCTGAAGGTGGTGGACCTCATGGAGGTGGCCAAAAAAGCGGCCGAGGCCCTGCCGTCGGCCAAAATCGAGTTCACGGGCGCGCCGGTGCTCGTCGAGCTGGACGTGGCCGAGTTCAAGAAGGTGGCGGTCAACCTCTATCTCAACGCCATGGAGGCCGGGGACAACGCGCCGTTCAAGGTCTTTGTGGGCGACGAGAACGGCCCGGTCATGCGGGTCTCGGATTCCGGCGCGGGCATCGACGAGGAGATCCTGGAAGGCGGGCTCTTCGTGCCGTTCAAGACCACCAAGAAAAAGGGTATGGGCATCGGCCTGTATCAGAGCAAGCAGATTCTGGAAGCCCACGGCGGCTCCATCGTGGCCACGAGTCCGGAAGGGGGCGGGGCGATCTTCACCGTGACCCTGCCCGCCCCGGCCGAAGCGGGATAA
- a CDS encoding TIGR03016 family PEP-CTERM system-associated outer membrane protein produces MSIIPVVLLVLGLLFPWAGAAEGADFVFKPRISTSMEYNDNVTETQNPEGDYVWIVKPGLSATYEHSRVLFDFSYDFENKKYLDQKKGDEQNNFLSALGNFEAIKDLFFIDVSDSYKQVYQNVTRGDVEEGDTSIGTTDQNTFSFRPYFVFPLQARTNLTTGASFQDIWYSEEGSVDKRLYDLYADVNHELTDRWTITGGVGFQKQEPRWEDGEFERYNLNLGTTYSYAEGSSIEVSIKPTYTDYKEEGTSDKQYTPYTIAITHAFSPTIVGKMSSAMNFTEDPESSDTRNQFVQQASLTGAYERGNITAAVAYYDYETTDSGGNTTYWRPSIRGTHSLTERMSFNYNTYMNLYTNPDCEKTIFSLVSLSYSMSESLSSSLSYRYKMHDEQTDGNDYRSNSVALTLTWQR; encoded by the coding sequence ATGTCGATAATTCCCGTGGTACTCCTGGTTCTCGGCCTGCTGTTCCCGTGGGCGGGCGCGGCCGAAGGCGCGGACTTCGTGTTCAAGCCGAGAATCTCGACCTCCATGGAATACAACGACAACGTCACGGAAACACAAAACCCGGAAGGGGACTACGTGTGGATCGTCAAACCGGGACTGAGCGCGACGTACGAACATTCCAGGGTCCTCTTCGATTTCTCCTACGATTTTGAAAACAAGAAATATCTCGATCAGAAAAAGGGTGACGAACAAAACAATTTCCTGAGCGCACTGGGGAATTTCGAGGCCATCAAGGATCTGTTCTTCATAGATGTTTCCGACTCGTATAAACAGGTATACCAGAACGTCACCAGGGGCGACGTGGAAGAGGGCGACACCTCCATCGGAACCACGGACCAGAACACCTTCAGCTTCAGGCCGTATTTCGTCTTTCCGCTGCAGGCGAGGACCAACCTGACCACCGGAGCCTCGTTTCAGGATATCTGGTATTCCGAGGAAGGCAGCGTCGACAAGCGGCTATATGATCTCTACGCGGACGTGAACCATGAACTGACCGACAGGTGGACGATAACAGGGGGAGTCGGGTTCCAGAAACAGGAGCCGCGCTGGGAAGACGGAGAGTTTGAACGGTACAATCTGAATCTCGGAACCACGTACTCCTATGCGGAGGGTTCTTCGATTGAAGTCAGCATCAAGCCGACCTATACGGATTACAAGGAAGAGGGCACCTCGGACAAGCAGTACACCCCGTACACCATCGCCATAACCCACGCGTTCTCCCCGACCATCGTCGGCAAGATGTCGTCGGCCATGAATTTTACGGAGGATCCCGAATCGTCGGACACGAGGAACCAATTTGTCCAGCAGGCCAGCCTGACGGGCGCGTACGAACGGGGAAACATCACTGCGGCGGTCGCGTATTATGACTATGAAACAACCGATTCGGGCGGCAATACGACCTATTGGCGGCCGAGCATAAGGGGGACGCACAGCCTGACGGAGCGGATGAGCTTCAATTACAACACCTACATGAACCTCTATACGAACCCGGACTGCGAAAAGACGATATTTTCTCTGGTCAGCCTGAGCTACAGCATGTCCGAAAGCCTCTCCTCAAGCTTGTCGTACCGGTACAAGATGCACGACGAGCAGACGGACGGGAACGACTACAGGTCCAATTCCGTCGCGTTGACGTTGACGTGGCAGCGATGA
- a CDS encoding XrtA/PEP-CTERM system-associated ATPase yields MYEEFFNFRSKPFDLLPNPDMLFMSRSHGKALSYLRYGIEERVGFILLSGEVGAGKTTLIRELIKRHLDNVTLAKIFNTKADSHQLLTMINDDFGLETDGRSKAALLRDLNEFLIDQYAAGKRAVLIIDEAQNLSTDLLEEIRMLSNLETDGGKLLQIVLVGQPELRDTLNSPELLQLRQRIQIGCHLKPLDREEVTEYIYYRMESAGNREAVTFAPDALDLIHDLSRGVPRLINILCDYLLLDAFAAEKRDIAGEDVAAIAEELDFERQYWQSEQERPTGAATGIHRARKLPKRASQVLKTINDLGNRLDALERSSSRTDQNAVAVLMNRLESVEKRLKMLEDGMESVKAMCWNRMAQPRLEPTAKVEKKEERPAKRGWAYRLLFGGE; encoded by the coding sequence ATGTACGAGGAATTCTTCAACTTCAGGTCAAAACCCTTCGACCTGCTGCCGAACCCGGACATGCTCTTCATGAGCCGTTCCCACGGCAAGGCGCTCTCGTACCTGCGGTACGGCATTGAGGAGCGCGTCGGGTTCATCCTCCTGAGCGGCGAAGTGGGCGCGGGCAAGACCACGCTCATCCGCGAACTCATCAAGCGCCACCTCGACAACGTGACCCTGGCCAAGATCTTCAACACCAAGGCGGACTCCCATCAGCTCCTGACCATGATCAACGACGATTTCGGCCTGGAGACCGACGGGCGGTCCAAGGCCGCGCTGCTGCGCGACCTGAACGAGTTCCTCATCGACCAGTACGCGGCCGGGAAGCGGGCCGTCCTGATCATAGACGAGGCCCAGAACCTGTCCACGGACCTGCTGGAGGAGATCCGCATGCTTTCCAACCTGGAGACCGATGGCGGCAAGCTGCTTCAGATCGTCCTGGTGGGTCAGCCGGAGCTGCGGGACACCCTCAACAGCCCGGAACTGCTGCAGCTGCGGCAACGCATCCAGATCGGCTGCCACCTCAAGCCCCTGGACCGGGAAGAGGTCACCGAGTACATATATTACCGGATGGAAAGCGCCGGGAACAGGGAGGCCGTGACCTTCGCGCCCGACGCCCTGGACCTGATCCACGACCTCAGCCGCGGGGTGCCGCGCCTGATCAACATTTTGTGCGACTATCTCCTGCTCGACGCCTTTGCCGCCGAGAAGCGTGACATCGCCGGAGAGGACGTCGCGGCCATCGCCGAGGAACTGGATTTCGAGCGGCAGTACTGGCAGAGCGAGCAGGAGAGGCCGACCGGGGCGGCCACGGGCATTCACAGGGCGAGGAAGCTGCCCAAGCGGGCGTCCCAGGTGCTCAAGACCATAAACGATCTGGGGAATCGCCTGGATGCGCTGGAGCGCTCTTCGTCCCGGACCGACCAGAACGCCGTGGCCGTTCTGATGAACCGGCTGGAAAGCGTGGAGAAGAGGCTGAAGATGCTTGAGGACGGCATGGAGTCCGTCAAGGCCATGTGCTGGAACAGGATGGCCCAGCCGAGGCTGGAGCCGACGGCAAAAGTTGAAAAAAAAGAGGAACGTCCGGCGAAGAGAGGATGGGCCTACAGGCTCTTGTTCGGAGGTGAGTAG
- a CDS encoding XrtA-associated tyrosine autokinase: MSRIEEALKKATQLRGREEQRQDRAIPTGPHGGESANDLGRAPRKEIPQEVLDRVAGQHMLVSLNDIVSPAAEEFRKLKQNLVRLTKKKGFQNTIVITSGTVGEGKSVTSTNLAISLAQEFDHTVLLVDADLRKPSCHELLCLDQAYGLSDCLLEGTDVSNAIIRTGIGKLSFLPAGTPMANPGELLASQRMATVLREMKERYSDRFLIIDTPPVLPFAESRILARLADMVVLVVREQRLSKYELNETLEALGGANVAGAVFTQASSGHSVAGYSGYAHYSYKYSYNA; encoded by the coding sequence ATGAGCAGAATAGAAGAAGCACTGAAGAAAGCGACCCAGTTGCGCGGCAGGGAGGAACAGCGGCAGGACCGCGCGATCCCCACCGGCCCCCACGGCGGGGAATCGGCGAACGACCTGGGCCGCGCCCCCAGGAAGGAGATCCCCCAGGAGGTGCTCGACCGGGTGGCCGGGCAGCACATGCTGGTCTCCCTCAACGATATCGTGTCCCCCGCGGCCGAGGAGTTCCGCAAGCTGAAGCAGAATCTCGTCCGGCTGACCAAGAAGAAGGGATTCCAGAATACCATCGTCATCACCAGCGGCACCGTGGGCGAGGGCAAGAGCGTGACCTCCACCAACCTGGCCATCAGCCTGGCCCAGGAATTCGACCACACCGTGCTCCTGGTGGACGCCGACCTGCGCAAGCCCTCCTGCCATGAACTGCTGTGCTTGGACCAGGCCTACGGGCTTTCGGACTGCCTGCTTGAAGGCACCGACGTCAGCAACGCGATCATCCGGACCGGCATCGGCAAATTGTCCTTCCTGCCGGCCGGAACGCCCATGGCCAACCCGGGCGAGCTTCTGGCCTCCCAACGCATGGCCACGGTCCTGCGCGAGATGAAGGAACGGTATTCCGACCGCTTCCTGATCATCGACACGCCGCCGGTCCTGCCCTTTGCCGAAAGCCGCATCCTGGCCCGGCTGGCCGACATGGTGGTCCTGGTCGTCAGGGAGCAGCGGCTGTCCAAGTACGAGCTGAACGAGACCCTGGAGGCCCTGGGCGGGGCCAACGTGGCCGGAGCCGTGTTCACCCAGGCTTCCAGCGGGCATTCGGTGGCCGGCTACAGCGGGTACGCGCACTACAGCTACAAATACTCTTACAATGCCTGA
- a CDS encoding XrtA system polysaccharide chain length determinant — protein MANPQSDAFSSEGSFDLMRYVQLVLKRKGLLVLIALVAMFAALVAAYAMPKKYKAESIVFVEQNVISDLVKGIAITPSMDTKIKAIKVTMLSRTMILGVIKALDMDVHAASDRDLDAMIAGLQNNIQVRLDERKGVFMISYEDAIPVRARDVVNTLTRIFIEENTSTKRKESFEATQFLAEQIEVFKKRIDAAEKEIDKFKAESGQVLFADEGAIRSELNDASVRLEELRIRINALKTSRSLLVSNTPLRLQLDEQQKVLESMRGRYTENHPKVRQLENAIAATKQQIRSSGDSELNAVYRTSEYQSIKVNLASLENTRQNLEEEVRKNREILRKIPAVRSELAELERKRKNETIIYEKLVSRYGQSEVSKEMELQDKSMSFRVLDPAVVPSTPSKPNRPFIILLGIVGGIGLGIGVIVLLDVINPSIKTLDDLKEYGVPVLAVIPKVRDEEQIARQRVRDRWIYAVGILGIVISLSFLVMEFLHLGLVDKVIATVVDMIG, from the coding sequence ATGGCCAATCCGCAGTCAGATGCCTTTTCCAGTGAAGGCAGCTTCGATCTCATGCGCTATGTGCAGTTGGTGCTCAAGCGCAAGGGCCTTTTGGTCCTCATCGCCCTCGTAGCCATGTTCGCGGCGCTCGTCGCCGCGTACGCCATGCCCAAGAAGTACAAGGCCGAGTCCATCGTCTTCGTCGAGCAGAACGTCATCAGCGACCTGGTCAAGGGCATAGCCATCACGCCGTCCATGGACACGAAGATCAAGGCCATCAAGGTGACCATGCTCTCCAGAACCATGATCCTCGGCGTCATCAAGGCCCTGGACATGGATGTCCACGCCGCCTCGGACCGCGACCTCGACGCCATGATCGCCGGGTTGCAGAATAACATTCAGGTCCGGCTGGACGAGCGCAAGGGCGTCTTCATGATTTCCTATGAGGACGCGATCCCGGTCAGGGCCAGGGACGTGGTCAACACCCTCACGCGCATTTTCATCGAGGAGAACACCTCCACCAAGCGCAAGGAGTCCTTTGAGGCGACCCAGTTCCTGGCCGAGCAGATCGAGGTTTTCAAGAAGCGTATCGACGCGGCGGAGAAGGAGATCGACAAGTTCAAGGCCGAGTCCGGGCAGGTCCTGTTCGCGGACGAGGGGGCCATACGGTCGGAACTCAACGACGCGAGCGTCCGGCTGGAGGAGCTGCGCATCCGCATCAATGCGCTGAAGACGTCGAGGAGCCTGCTGGTCAGCAACACGCCGCTTCGGCTGCAGCTGGACGAGCAGCAGAAGGTCCTGGAGTCCATGCGCGGCCGGTACACCGAAAACCATCCCAAGGTCCGGCAGCTGGAGAACGCCATCGCCGCGACCAAACAGCAGATCAGGAGCAGCGGCGATTCCGAGCTGAACGCCGTATACCGGACCTCCGAGTACCAGTCCATCAAGGTGAACCTGGCCTCGCTCGAGAACACCAGGCAGAACCTGGAAGAGGAGGTTCGGAAAAATCGGGAAATCCTGCGCAAGATCCCGGCCGTGCGCAGCGAGCTGGCCGAGTTGGAGCGCAAGCGGAAGAACGAGACGATCATCTATGAAAAGCTCGTTTCCCGCTACGGGCAGTCCGAGGTCTCCAAGGAAATGGAGCTTCAGGACAAGTCCATGTCCTTCAGGGTCCTTGATCCGGCGGTGGTGCCTTCCACCCCCTCCAAGCCGAACAGGCCGTTCATCATCCTGCTCGGCATCGTGGGCGGGATAGGCCTGGGCATCGGCGTCATCGTTCTCCTGGACGTGATCAACCCGAGCATCAAGACCCTGGACGACCTCAAGGAGTACGGCGTGCCCGTGCTGGCGGTGATCCCCAAGGTCCGGGACGAGGAACAGATTGCCAGACAGCGCGTCCGCGACCGGTGGATCTATGCCGTGGGCATCCTCGGCATCGTGATTTCCCTGTCCTTCCTGGTCATGGAATTTCTCCACCTCGGTTTGGTGGACAAAGTGATAGCCACAGTCGTCGACATGATCGGCTGA